In one Anaerolineae bacterium genomic region, the following are encoded:
- a CDS encoding class I mannose-6-phosphate isomerase, producing the protein MNGNIYPLTFTPVFRDYIWGGRTLETQFGRNLPPGIVAESWEISGHASSSTPVDYGPLAGETLLDITKLLGLNLVGRRSQAMLARGKFPLLVKLLDAHKPLSVQVHPDDDYAQAHENGELGKTEMWYVLHAEEGAYLIYGLKAGVTPGSFRAALEAENLESCLHQVPVKADDIIFVPVGSVHALMEGLVVAEIQQNSDTTYRVYDWGRVGVDGKPRPLHIDKALDVINFELVEPGPITPQLLAEDDDGCHELLVTCPNFRTEKFTFKQPGIFAGRCDGSTFEIWGIISGAGRVVWAGQPLELPAIRFVLLPAALGDFKIEVTEPAVLLRVFVPE; encoded by the coding sequence ATGAATGGGAACATATACCCTTTAACCTTTACCCCTGTTTTTAGAGATTATATTTGGGGCGGTCGGACCCTTGAAACACAGTTCGGTCGCAACCTGCCGCCGGGTATTGTGGCTGAAAGTTGGGAAATCTCCGGCCATGCTTCGTCGTCTACTCCGGTTGACTATGGCCCGTTGGCCGGTGAAACCTTGCTGGATATAACCAAGTTGTTAGGGTTGAATTTGGTGGGCCGTCGCTCCCAGGCCATGTTGGCGCGAGGGAAGTTCCCCTTGTTGGTCAAATTGTTGGATGCCCACAAACCCCTCTCGGTGCAGGTTCACCCGGACGACGATTATGCCCAGGCCCATGAAAATGGCGAGTTGGGCAAAACCGAAATGTGGTACGTATTGCACGCTGAAGAAGGGGCGTACCTCATCTATGGCCTCAAAGCCGGGGTCACTCCGGGATCATTTCGGGCGGCGCTCGAGGCGGAAAATTTGGAATCTTGCCTGCACCAAGTGCCGGTGAAAGCGGATGATATTATTTTTGTGCCGGTGGGATCCGTCCATGCTTTGATGGAAGGATTGGTGGTGGCCGAGATTCAGCAAAACTCCGATACCACCTATCGCGTTTATGATTGGGGGCGAGTAGGGGTTGATGGTAAACCCCGCCCATTGCATATTGATAAAGCGCTGGACGTGATTAATTTTGAGTTGGTAGAACCGGGTCCGATCACGCCCCAATTGCTGGCCGAAGATGATGATGGGTGCCATGAGTTATTGGTGACCTGCCCCAATTTCCGCACCGAAAAGTTCACGTTTAAGCAACCTGGAATCTTTGCGGGACGGTGCGACGGCAGCACCTTTGAAATCTGGGGCATTATTTCCGGGGCCGGCCGGGTGGTTTGGGCCGGCCAGCCGCTTGAGTTGCCGGCCATTCGTTTTGTCCTGCTCCCGGCTGCCCTGGGCGATTTCAAAATTGAAGTCACCGAACCTGCTGTATTGCTGCGGGTTTTTGTGCCGGAATAG
- a CDS encoding type II toxin-antitoxin system PemK/MazF family toxin: MKRGELYRVAHPSNDPKKFRVFVIVSRQALIASRFSTVICAPVYTTHDGLASQVAIGVDEGLKHESGIHCDGLVSLPKSALTNYIGMLPPDKLAVLGYALRVALELRD, from the coding sequence ATGAAACGTGGTGAACTCTACCGGGTCGCACATCCAAGTAATGATCCGAAGAAATTCAGGGTATTTGTGATTGTGAGTCGTCAAGCTTTGATTGCTTCCCGCTTTTCAACGGTGATTTGTGCGCCGGTTTATACTACTCACGATGGTTTGGCCTCTCAGGTAGCAATAGGTGTGGATGAAGGGCTAAAACACGAGAGTGGTATTCATTGTGATGGACTGGTGAGCTTACCTAAGTCGGCACTCACAAATTATATTGGGATGTTGCCTCCAGATAAACTGGCCGTATTGGGCTACGCCTTGCGGGTCGCATTGGAGTTGCGAGATTAG